Proteins from a single region of Methanobrevibacter oralis:
- a CDS encoding cupin domain-containing protein — MSNVIWKKVKNPFGQFFIGQSYLNILAQQGEVLVANVTFEAGCRITGIFTTLMSVVKFYF, encoded by the coding sequence ATGAGTAATGTTATTTGGAAAAAGGTGAAAAATCCCTTTGGACAATTCTTTATAGGTCAAAGCTATTTAAATATATTAGCACAACAAGGAGAAGTATTAGTAGCTAATGTAACTTTTGAAGCAGGTTGTAGAATAACTGGCATATTCACCACGCTGATGAGTGTGGTCAAATTTTACTTTTAA
- a CDS encoding flavodoxin — MSNTLIIYFSRSGENYFGGVLKNIEKGNTEVIAEYIQELTDADLFKVETVIPYPDSYMECIDVAKKEQEAAVRPQIKETLKDIAQYDTIYIGFPNWWGTLPMAMWTQLEQLDFNGKYVKAFVTHEGSGFGKSEKDLKKLCKGANIKKGLSIPGAEVNEFKQRVEMWVDE, encoded by the coding sequence ATGTCAAATACATTAATAATTTATTTTTCTCGTAGTGGTGAAAACTATTTTGGTGGGGTACTAAAAAACATTGAAAAAGGAAATACTGAAGTAATAGCAGAATATATTCAAGAACTCACTGATGCAGATTTATTTAAAGTAGAAACAGTTATTCCATATCCAGATAGCTATATGGAGTGTATTGATGTTGCTAAAAAAGAACAAGAAGCTGCAGTACGTCCCCAAATTAAAGAAACATTAAAAGATATTGCTCAGTATGATACAATTTATATTGGTTTTCCTAATTGGTGGGGAACCTTACCTATGGCTATGTGGACACAGCTAGAACAATTAGATTTTAATGGAAAATATGTAAAAGCATTTGTAACTCACGAAGGATCTGGCTTTGGGAAAAGTGAAAAAGATCTTAAAAAATTATGTAAAGGAGCAAATATTAAAAAAGGACTTTCAATCCCCGGTGCTGAAGTTAATGAGTTTAAGCAAAGGGTTGAAATGTGGGTTGATGAGTAA
- a CDS encoding FprA family A-type flavoprotein has translation MKAKAFKIAEGVYWVGVLHWNGRTFHGYSIPGTTYNAYLVFGEEKTVLIDNVYRNLSDQLYARIEDAFAQEGKEIQIDVFVQNHSEMDHSTYLHETIEKYNPKAEIYASANCAKFLEQQYHNFSDLKINTVATGDEIDIGGRTLSFISAPMLHWPDSMFTFLVEDGILFSNDAFGQHVCYSERYDEDYSLDILGWEAQKYYANLVTLGSPMARMKLQELTDNGIVEQIKMIAPCHGQIWKNPGYILDLYTKWASGVCKDKITVIFDTMHHSTEKLAFQIAEGIMSEGVEVVMYSMETDGPDDVITDILESKAIAIGAPTMMNKPFPRIGSMMYWLDCVNFAVTNSVKNALIFSSKGWGGGAVAKLQKNLEEAGFNVTDSLDIFFVPDEDVLTEAFEKGAQLARSIKE, from the coding sequence ATGAAAGCTAAGGCGTTTAAAATAGCTGAAGGAGTATATTGGGTGGGTGTTCTCCATTGGAATGGAAGAACTTTTCATGGATATAGTATTCCCGGAACTACCTACAATGCTTATTTAGTATTTGGTGAAGAAAAAACTGTATTAATTGATAATGTATATAGAAATTTATCTGATCAATTATATGCAAGAATTGAAGATGCATTTGCACAAGAAGGAAAAGAAATTCAAATCGATGTATTTGTTCAAAACCATTCTGAAATGGATCATTCTACTTATTTGCATGAAACTATTGAAAAATATAATCCTAAAGCAGAAATCTATGCGTCTGCAAATTGTGCAAAGTTCTTAGAACAACAATATCATAATTTTTCAGATTTAAAGATTAATACTGTTGCTACTGGTGATGAAATTGATATTGGTGGTAGAACATTATCTTTTATTTCAGCTCCAATGTTGCATTGGCCAGACAGCATGTTTACATTTTTAGTTGAAGATGGAATTTTATTCTCTAATGATGCATTTGGTCAACATGTATGTTACTCTGAGAGATATGATGAAGATTATTCATTAGATATTTTAGGATGGGAGGCTCAAAAATATTATGCAAACTTAGTTACCTTAGGTTCTCCAATGGCTAGGATGAAATTGCAAGAATTAACAGATAATGGTATTGTGGAGCAAATTAAAATGATTGCTCCTTGCCACGGTCAAATTTGGAAAAATCCAGGTTATATTTTAGATTTATATACTAAATGGGCTTCAGGTGTATGTAAGGATAAAATTACTGTTATTTTTGATACAATGCACCATTCAACTGAAAAGTTAGCGTTCCAAATAGCTGAAGGTATTATGAGTGAAGGTGTTGAAGTAGTTATGTATTCTATGGAAACTGATGGACCTGATGATGTTATTACAGATATTTTAGAAAGTAAAGCTATTGCTATTGGTGCTCCTACAATGATGAATAAACCTTTCCCTCGTATTGGTAGTATGATGTATTGGTTAGATTGTGTTAATTTTGCAGTAACCAATAGTGTTAAAAATGCTTTAATATTTTCATCTAAAGGTTGGGGTGGGGGAGCTGTTGCAAAACTCCAAAAAAACTTAGAAGAAGCTGGATTTAATGTCACTGATTCATTAGACATATTTTTTGTTCCTGATGAGGATGTTTTAACTGAAGCATTTGAAAAAGGTGCCCAATTAGCTCGTTCTATTAAAGAATGA
- a CDS encoding histidinol phosphate phosphatase domain-containing protein, whose protein sequence is MKRIDLHMHSLFSDGELLPSELARRALKLDHEVIAITDHVDYSNIEQIPTIQDAIDDINSKWDITVVLGVEVTHAPIESIDGIAKRAKELGAKIVVVHGETLNEPVTPGTNLAAVKSRYVDILGHPGLITIEEAEIAKENNVYLEISARKGHCLGNGHVANIARKVGNDLLVNTDTHSPDNLITFEKSFEIALGAGLTEKEAEKAIIENPRKLLKSKGIL, encoded by the coding sequence GTGAAAAGAATTGACCTACATATGCATAGTTTATTTAGTGATGGTGAATTATTACCCTCCGAACTAGCTAGAAGAGCTTTAAAATTAGATCATGAAGTAATAGCTATTACCGATCATGTTGATTACTCAAATATTGAACAAATTCCAACTATTCAGGATGCAATAGATGATATTAACTCAAAATGGGACATTACAGTTGTTTTAGGAGTAGAAGTAACTCATGCACCTATAGAATCAATTGATGGAATCGCAAAAAGAGCTAAAGAGCTTGGAGCAAAAATTGTTGTAGTACATGGTGAAACATTAAACGAACCTGTAACTCCAGGGACTAACCTTGCAGCAGTTAAATCAAGATATGTTGATATTTTAGGACATCCTGGATTAATTACAATTGAAGAAGCTGAAATTGCAAAAGAGAATAATGTTTATTTAGAAATAAGTGCACGAAAAGGACATTGTCTTGGAAATGGACATGTAGCTAATATAGCTCGTAAAGTTGGAAATGACTTACTTGTAAATACAGATACACATTCCCCAGATAATCTAATAACCTTTGAAAAATCATTTGAAATAGCTTTAGGTGCTGGCTTAACTGAAAAAGAAGCAGAAAAAGCTATAATTGAAAATCCTCGTAAATTGCTTAAAAGTAAAGGAATATTATGA
- a CDS encoding DUF2115 family protein, which translates to MKASKLLKIIQEDLKKYPINYLKNKVTDERYIDPLIKKLAEYNSNIYYEIYECEIEDDYEISNDVVKNIRNDIGYYFDKYAPTEFDEKKLTTNLTLYLALIAKKPLHPFSEDKNDDVFFFNGTYYCKGKIKYIKDYRSLCRYCSCKTLGYQGMF; encoded by the coding sequence ATGAAAGCATCAAAATTACTTAAAATCATCCAAGAGGATTTAAAAAAATATCCTATTAACTATTTAAAAAATAAAGTTACAGATGAAAGGTATATTGATCCTTTAATTAAAAAATTAGCAGAATATAACTCAAATATTTATTATGAAATATATGAATGTGAGATAGAAGATGATTATGAAATAAGTAATGATGTAGTTAAAAATATTAGAAACGACATTGGCTATTATTTTGACAAATATGCACCAACAGAATTTGATGAAAAAAAATTAACAACAAATCTAACACTTTATTTAGCATTAATTGCTAAAAAACCTCTACATCCTTTTAGTGAAGATAAAAATGATGATGTTTTCTTTTTTAATGGAACTTATTATTGTAAAGGAAAAATAAAATACATAAAAGATTACAGATCACTTTGTAGATATTGCTCTTGTAAAACATTAGGTTATCAAGGGATGTTTTAA
- a CDS encoding 2,5-diamino-6-(ribosylamino)-4(3H)-pyrimidinone 5'-phosphate reductase encodes MDKPYVILNAAMTLDGKIATHKGSSNISGKQDLKRVHELRKEVDAIMVGIGTVLADDPRLTVHKIDANPKDNPLRIVVDSKARTPIAARVTNKDANTLIAVANDYKYDFIVSNRYESFSKRGIDFFFSGSKKVDLKELMNHLKSIGVKKLMLEGGSTLNFSMVKEGLIDEIRICIAPMVVGGVNAKTFFDGEGFSTMDEAIKLDLKEVNHLGKDLILTYYVLK; translated from the coding sequence ATGGATAAACCTTATGTAATATTAAATGCGGCCATGACACTTGATGGTAAAATAGCTACTCATAAAGGAAGTTCAAATATATCAGGCAAACAAGATTTAAAAAGGGTTCATGAACTTAGAAAAGAAGTTGATGCAATAATGGTTGGGATTGGAACTGTCCTTGCTGATGATCCAAGATTAACAGTTCATAAAATTGATGCTAATCCTAAAGATAATCCTTTAAGAATCGTTGTTGATAGTAAAGCTAGAACTCCAATAGCTGCTCGTGTTACAAATAAAGATGCAAACACATTAATTGCAGTCGCTAATGATTATAAATATGACTTTATAGTTTCAAATAGGTATGAAAGTTTTTCAAAAAGGGGAATTGATTTTTTCTTTAGTGGTTCTAAAAAAGTTGATCTAAAAGAGTTAATGAATCATTTAAAAAGTATTGGTGTTAAAAAATTAATGCTTGAGGGAGGTTCTACTTTAAACTTTTCTATGGTTAAAGAAGGATTAATCGATGAGATAAGAATTTGTATTGCCCCAATGGTTGTTGGAGGAGTGAATGCAAAAACATTCTTTGATGGTGAAGGATTTAGTACAATGGATGAAGCTATTAAATTAGATTTAAAAGAGGTTAATCACTTAGGTAAAGACTTAATTTTAACATATTATGTTTTAAAGTAG
- a CDS encoding MraY family glycosyltransferase translates to MIFLPQLPLYVIAIICGLLSFVTTRISMPIIIKKLENAEIVGTDLHKSWKPIVAEMGGFGILFGFIVGIFSGICLHDLLTFPLCIVLVVILLVGIIGIVDDLLVLSSKEKLFLLFLAGIPLIWAAPPNVGILYLISMPIAISIGSNLTNMLAGLNGIESGLGIIALGSLTISCIILGKYDVTIISMSMLGALIVFLYYNKYPAKIFPGDTGTLIIGATIVSIAFIGRVKLIAFIVLMPNIIDAILKFYSVGVMERQQFSPTKVNDEGKLVRPEQGFKSLIRFVLRKPIAEKDAVKIIWAIGILFGLIGIIVAITMPGMLENKTLVNFLQIKEMFYHI, encoded by the coding sequence ATGATTTTTTTACCACAACTTCCGTTATATGTTATAGCTATTATTTGCGGTCTACTTTCATTTGTAACTACTCGTATATCAATGCCCATAATTATTAAAAAGCTTGAAAATGCTGAAATTGTAGGTACTGACTTGCATAAATCATGGAAACCAATTGTTGCAGAAATGGGTGGTTTTGGAATTCTGTTTGGTTTTATTGTTGGAATATTTTCTGGAATATGCCTGCATGATTTATTAACTTTTCCATTATGCATTGTTTTAGTCGTGATTTTACTTGTTGGTATTATTGGTATTGTCGATGATTTACTTGTACTTTCATCTAAAGAAAAGTTATTCTTATTATTTTTAGCGGGTATTCCTTTAATATGGGCAGCTCCACCTAATGTTGGAATTTTATACTTAATTTCCATGCCAATAGCTATTTCAATCGGATCTAACTTAACAAATATGTTAGCTGGTCTTAATGGAATAGAATCAGGTTTGGGTATAATAGCTTTAGGTTCACTTACAATATCTTGTATAATTCTTGGAAAATATGATGTTACTATCATTAGTATGAGTATGTTGGGAGCTTTGATTGTATTTTTATATTATAATAAGTATCCTGCGAAAATTTTCCCAGGAGATACTGGTACATTAATTATTGGTGCTACAATTGTTTCTATTGCATTTATTGGTCGTGTAAAATTAATTGCATTCATTGTTTTAATGCCAAATATTATTGATGCTATTTTAAAGTTTTATAGCGTAGGAGTAATGGAACGTCAACAATTTAGTCCAACAAAAGTTAACGATGAGGGCAAACTGGTAAGGCCAGAACAAGGTTTTAAATCATTAATCAGATTTGTATTAAGAAAACCAATCGCAGAAAAAGATGCTGTTAAAATAATATGGGCAATAGGAATATTATTTGGTTTAATAGGAATTATTGTTGCTATAACAATGCCGGGAATGCTTGAAAATAAAACTTTAGTGAATTTTTTACAAATAAAAGAAATGTTTTATCATATTTAA
- a CDS encoding DUF530 domain-containing protein: MEESALVVKAEKYLKKISKDEVTLDNIDDFEVFKSLYFKLDDRLNYLQNLKEAMDAQGYTTPFTSLTKYGTKSLSEVTVEEVSENSRHNQIFRMRANAKKNILDRVKSAIDSHKIAIGHLNQYGYVKCNSCYKKYSMEEYKHNFGKCSCTSESFSFKINKEAVHRLEILPFLPLSGNYMVLMSQLSNYGRESLKMVLNILKQERKGVVKTISLVIKFKDENKRLIRKSISLDSEYINNYEEEVRKRYGRNVRIEALRFHRTKPAIIDDKHARNALAISYVKYAESIISEIQDEIYKRKLSNFKQITKYEEVILKYNNQAPDYIDKYDVDAIEEWRRLQIEKNLRNLHLMDKFGNLNRLLKRDLRIKENIQQSIFKNFAPSLILWDIFRYYLTTSKNSRKIRNGPFPYIRVELDRQQRKIFQTDYSKVIGVLNQFSDIKIIPIEEKDLLLYEKFKFEKQIKNSNIKFNNVALGAALIHLNSDVDIEMISNAFNINESKIKKEIKNVDNIKNPKSDKSKKFLNLIKK; the protein is encoded by the coding sequence ATGGAAGAATCTGCTCTAGTAGTTAAAGCTGAGAAATATCTCAAAAAGATTTCAAAAGATGAAGTCACATTGGATAATATTGATGATTTTGAAGTCTTTAAAAGTCTTTATTTTAAATTAGATGACAGATTAAACTATTTACAAAATTTAAAAGAAGCTATGGATGCACAAGGATATACAACTCCTTTTACATCTTTAACTAAATATGGAACAAAATCACTATCTGAGGTTACTGTTGAAGAGGTAAGTGAAAATAGTCGCCATAATCAAATATTTCGAATGCGAGCTAATGCTAAAAAAAATATTCTAGATAGGGTGAAATCAGCTATTGATTCACATAAAATAGCTATTGGTCATTTAAATCAATATGGTTATGTGAAATGTAATTCCTGTTATAAAAAATATTCAATGGAAGAATATAAACATAATTTTGGTAAATGTAGTTGTACTAGTGAATCATTTTCATTTAAAATAAATAAAGAAGCTGTTCATCGTTTAGAAATACTTCCATTTTTACCTCTTTCTGGTAATTACATGGTTTTAATGAGTCAATTATCAAATTATGGTCGCGAATCATTGAAAATGGTATTAAATATATTAAAACAAGAACGTAAAGGTGTTGTTAAAACAATTTCATTAGTTATTAAATTTAAAGATGAAAATAAACGTTTAATTCGTAAATCCATAAGTCTAGATTCAGAATATATTAATAACTATGAGGAAGAAGTTAGAAAAAGATACGGTCGAAATGTAAGAATAGAAGCTTTAAGATTCCATAGAACTAAACCAGCCATCATTGATGATAAACATGCAAGAAATGCACTAGCTATTTCTTATGTAAAATATGCAGAATCAATAATTAGTGAAATTCAAGATGAAATATATAAAAGAAAATTATCTAATTTTAAGCAGATTACTAAATATGAAGAGGTTATTTTAAAATATAATAATCAAGCTCCTGATTATATTGATAAATATGATGTAGATGCTATTGAGGAGTGGAGAAGACTTCAAATTGAAAAAAATTTAAGAAATTTACATTTAATGGATAAATTTGGGAATCTAAATAGATTGCTAAAAAGGGATTTGAGAATTAAGGAAAATATTCAACAAAGTATTTTTAAAAATTTCGCTCCATCTTTAATTCTTTGGGATATTTTTAGATATTATTTAACTACATCTAAAAACTCACGTAAAATTAGAAATGGACCTTTTCCATATATTCGCGTAGAACTTGATCGCCAACAACGTAAAATTTTTCAAACTGATTATTCTAAGGTTATTGGTGTTTTAAATCAATTTAGTGATATTAAAATAATACCTATTGAGGAAAAAGACTTGCTCTTATATGAAAAATTTAAATTTGAAAAACAAATTAAGAATTCTAATATTAAATTTAATAATGTAGCTTTAGGTGCAGCTTTAATACATTTAAATTCTGATGTTGATATTGAAATGATTAGTAATGCGTTTAATATCAATGAGTCTAAGATTAAAAAAGAAATTAAAAATGTTGATAATATTAAAAATCCTAAATCAGATAAATCTAAAAAATTCTTAAATCTTATTAAAAAGTAG